The Pichia kudriavzevii chromosome 3, complete sequence nucleotide sequence TGTTTTTACAGCTCTATATAATTGCATCATTAGTAAAATAATTGTTCGACATCAAGGCATGCTCACAACTTCAGTTTCTCCCCATTGGAGATTGATGTGCTCACAAACTCATACACACCAAGGAAGATTGCCCCACCAGCACTGATCCACATAGTTCTTGGGCCAATGCCGCTAAACAAAACTCTGTATCCTTCTTCAGAGACGATGTTTCTTgccaatttgaaaacaccaaTTCTTTCCTTGCTTAGCATCAATCTGGTCTTCAGGACATCCAATGGTGTAGTTGATGCTGCAGCAATACCCCCTGCAATTGAACCGCACAATGCACCTTGCAACGGAGAAACCCTCTCAACTCCTTGATACTGTGCCCAAATCGACTTCATGTGTTCATACAGCGGGAATTGAATCACGGTAAACGGTATTTCACGCATGATTGTTGTCCCCCAGCCCCTATATAAACCTTGAAACACACCTTCACCTGATTGGTTAGTAATGatgtatttgaaagattctAAGGAAGAGTTAAACTGTAGAGACTGAGTACGTTGTTTAATAACTTCTGCCGGTACCCGAACTAGGCATGCTGCTATTTCACCTAAGGAGGCTGCAATCATATGGGACAAATGAGTTGAAGTAcctttttccaaattggGAAGATACAAGGGTAATTCATTCTTTAGAAAAGATTTACTAGTATCATAAGTAATAAAAAACAGCGATGCAGAAGGCGCAGAAGCAATTACTGCACTTCCTAGACCTTTATAAAGACCTCTGAACCCTCCATTGTGAAAGAACCCACCCTTGGCTTGAAGTCGTGTCTTGAGAGTGTCGATGGGGAAAAAAGCCAAATCTGTGGCTGTACCTGCTGCTCCCCCGCTGATCAACGATGTCACAAAAGCACTCTGTATGTCCGTTTTCTCCATTGCGGTAATGATTGATGGTCTCCAAAAGGGATTTACTTTGACTCTACAACTTAATATTCGCAAAGtcttgaagatttcaacGTGTATTTTCATGTCAACTCTAACACCGAAAAGGCAAAATCCGAGCCGAATTCGCTAAACCGGGgagatatttttttggaaagGAAGCTgccattgaaaaagatgaCTCCTTGTGTGGATATGATGATTAATCaaactttttgttttatcttTTGTAGGGAGATAAGCAATTTGGATATAGACAGCCATGACGTTTGCCCTACAATTTAGAAATTCCATAGTCCAGCGTCCTGGATTCTTGAGGGCCCTACGCCAGCTCTCAACGTCAAAGCAAAGTTTGAATCAGGTTGGCAACGCAAAACCTCCAGCTGGTTCGAAAGTTTCATTGGCTAATTCTAAATTAGGATCCTCTGAATATGGTTCACGTCCAATATATTTGGATATGCAGGCTACCACGCCGGTTGACCCAAGGGTTTTGGATAAAATGCTAGAGTTTTATACGGGTTATTATGGTAATCCGCATTCGGCAACACATGCTTACGGTTGGGAGAGTGAAAGTGCAGTTGAGAAGGCGAGAGCTTATGTTGCCGAAGTTATTGGTGCTGATCCAAAGGAAATTATATTCACCTCAGGAGCAACTGAGTCTAACAATGCGGCCTTAAAGGGTGTTGCTAGATTTTATTCCAAGACTAAGAAACATATAATCACAACCCAAACAGAACACAAATGTGTTTTGGATACCTGTCGGCATTTACAAGATGATGGATTTGAAGTTACGTACTTGAAGGTCAATGAAGACGGTTTGATCGATCTAGAGGAGTTAGAGAAGGCTATCCGTAAAGATACTGCTATTGTTTCAATTATGGGTGTCAATAATGAAATCGGTGTTATCCAACCACTAGAAGAAATTGGCCGTATTTGTCGTTCGCACAAAGTTTTCTTCCATTCTGACTGTGCACAAGCCTATGGTAAGATTCCAATTGATGTCAATAAAATGAACATTGATTTGATGTCGATTTCATCCCACAAAATCTATGGACCAATGGGTATTGGTGCCTTATATGTGAGAAGAAGGCCAAGAGTTAGATTAGATCCAATCATCAATGGAGGTGGTCAAGAGAGAGGATTGAGGTCAGGTACTCTTGCACCACCATTGGTAGCAGGATTTGGAGAAGCTTCGaggttgatgatgaaggaATATGACAGCGATCACGCAcatatttccaaattatCGAAGAAGCTGATTGACAATCTATTAGCTATTGAGCACACACAACTAAATGGCTCAAAGGACCATAGATATGCAGGTTGTGTTAATGTTTCGTTTGCTTATGTTGAAGGTGAATCATTACTTATGGctttgaaagatattgCCTTGAGTTCTGGATCTGCGTGTACATCTGCAAGTTTGGAGCCTTCTTATGTCTTGCACGCACTTGGTGCAGATGATGCATTAGCACATTCGAGTATTAGGTTTGGTATTGGTAGATTTACAACCGAAGCTGAGATTGACTATGTTTCACAAGCAATGAAGGAAAGGGTTGGATTCCTAAGAGAAATGAGTCCTTTGTGGGAGATGGTTAAAGAAGGTATTGACTTAAATTCCATTGAATGGGCAGGACACTAGTGTGTATAAACACGGGTGAAGTCCATTATATCgatatatatacatatatatacacTTCCTGTATAGTTGTTTAACGGCATtattttttagtttttcgTTTTGTTTGCTATGTTTGTTTATCACGAGTCACTAGGGCAACAAGATAAGGCAATATTAGGTAGAGATACATATGAGAGAGGGTGTTATAATGCTAACAGAGAAACAGACAGTAAATGgtgtgaaaaaaaaattaaactGAAGTATGGcagaaagaaatgaataAAAAGAATTACAATTAATAGGGACCTCAGTAAATCAGAACAGGACCAAAACGAAGTGAACATAAAATGCAAATGTTGGTATGATGAGGGAATGGGTATCAAGGGAGAAGCGGAAATGGGCAAAAATCAAACCCattatttattatattCTTTAGTTATTTTCAAGAGTTCAAAGTTAGTTCACCTCATGGAATCCAAGTCGGCTTCACTTAGTTGATCTGGATTTATAACTCTCAAACCTCCGCCTTTAGAAGAGTCACTTTCGCTATGGCTACCATTGGCAGCATCTGGCAAGCTACTTGCGCTAAAACGCCTGTTCCCGTAACCTATGCTTAATTGATCGGGGCTTAACAAGTATCCCGGTGTTCGGCCGTAGCCGGCAACGCCGGCAATTGCAGCATCATGAGGGTTTGCATAAGCGAGAGAATCGTCGTCtcttattgatttttcatcatcatcatcttgTCTGCGTCTTGCCGGAATACAAAGTAGAGGAACCCCGAGTAGCCATAGAAGCATGCCTCCTATTATAAGTACACCTGCAACGACACCAATGACAATGCCGGCAATAGCGCCTCCTGATATTCCTGAAGACTTCTTTTGCTTGTTGTTGGAGTTTCCGTTGGAGTTCAACAGGGTTGGCACAACGGTTGCAGTATGCACTGCTGTAGCGGTTCTGACTTGAACCGAAACCGACGTCACACTCTGCACAATTGTAATTAGGGTTTGGCGGGAGTTGAGCACCGAGGTGGAGACGAAAGTTGAGGAGATGATTGCCGTGCTTGTGATTTCGGATTCTACATAACTAGTTGACTCTGGGACTTGAGAAGTGGAAGTTGGGGACGGGGTTGTAGAACTTGAAGATTCTGTTGACGATGACGAGGAAGACAAGGGAGTTGAAGTAGTAGACGGTTCCTCTGAAGTTGATGACACTGTAGAATACGCCTcagttgatgaagaggaagtGGTTTGCCAGATTGAAGTGGACGACTGGCCATcagttgatgttgaagtgGACAACGTCGAATCCGATTGCAAGGACGTGGAAGTTGTTTCAGCATCGGATGAGGATCCTGTGGACAATGACGACGTAGACGACGTACTCGAGCTAGACGATGTAGACGACGTACTCGAGCTAGACGATGTAGACGAGCTAGTTGATGGTGAGCTCGATGCCGAACTGGCGCTGGCATCGCCGTTGATGTAAACATTGAAGTAGTTGTCTGCACCACACATCTCCTCTGGGTACCCTGAACATTTTGCCGAGCAGCTACTCGAGCTTGCCTCGGCGGATAGATCAATATTAGAGGCACAGTAGCACTTGTTTCCCTCTGTGGTGGCTGCAATGTACGAATCCGGACACTGTTCCTCGCAATGGCCGGACGACTGCCAAATGTACTCATCGGCAAAGGTCAATCCCTGTAATGCAGATTCCGGGAAACATCCTTGTAACTGAAAGGCGGCATCTGTCAAGGAGAATAACGATAGAATAAGAATTGACAATTTCGATATAGATGTCATTGTGCAAAGACTTGGGCTAATAATAGGAGAGACCAGGGATATGTCAAGAAACTTCGAAAAGTTATGCGGAAATGGGCGGGAACGATGGTCAGCAATAAAGACTTGGTGAGATTCACTGAAGGGAAAGGGAAAGGGGTAGGGGGGGAAGaccaaggaaaacaagTAGATGAAAGTGTACCGAGTAAAGAACCAATATACACAGACACCTTTGAACAGATTGAAATGAACAAGTTTGTGTTTGCGTTTAGAGTTGTCACTCTGATGGAGTTTGTCTGTTGTTGCACACCCCTGAGGTAACAAAGAGTTATTTAAATTTCATATACCAAAGAAAGACAATATGTAAATAACCGAggttggaaaaaaaaaatacaaatacaaaaaaaacaaaaaaaacaaaaaaatacaaaaacaaaaatacaacaaaacacaaaaacaaaaatacaaaaaaatacaaaaatacaaaaaagGTAACATGGGGGGAAAAAAGCAGCGCTCCTTCTTAGAACAGAGAGAAACTTCCGTGTCAGTTGATTGCGGGCGGTGAGAATCGGATTGTTTCCATTTCCCCATTGGGCGCCTGTCATTTCAGGAAGATACGAGCGgggaggaagaagaaaaagaaggagaaaggGGGGCGGAAAAATAGGAGTTGCTGTCGGAAAAACCCAGAATGGGAGTTGGTGCCGGAACAACAGGAGTTGGTGCCGGCGGAAAAAGTTATTCCAAGAGCTTCTACGGTGGCAGAGTAGcctttcaatttcaggGCATCCTGGAGTGGGTAATAGAGAAATGTAGCATAAGGAGTTGTTGTAAGATGATGGCTGCATGCAGGGGGTTGCATACATGTGGTGCTTTTACAATGCGGGTGTatatttgatcaaattgGGTTTTGTATCTATACATTTATTTGGATCTGCAACTATATTCGTATTTGTGCTGTCCTGCTCACGAAAAGGCACCAAGGACATGTCTCTATTCAAGAGAGGAGCTTCTTCACTTCTGCAGCAACTGCATCTCCCACCTCGGTGGTGGTGGCAGAGCCACCCAAGTCTCCCGTCATAATGCCCGAGTCAAGGACGTTCTTGACGGCCTGCTCAATAGCCCGgccttcttcaacaaggtTGAGGGAGAGCTTGAGCATCATTGCTGCCGACAAAATGGTGGCAACTGGATTCACCTTGTTCTGGGGCAAGTCTGGGGCAGAGCCATGACATGGTTCGTAGAGACCAAAGGCTTTGTTTGTGTCTGGTAGAGAAGCAAGAGACGCGGAAGGTAGGAGGCCCAAGGAACCGGGAATAACGCTGGCCTCGTCGGACAAAATGTCGCCAAACATGTTGGAGGTGATCATGATTCCGTTGAGCTTCGTTGGAGACTTGACTAAAATCATAGCCGCACTGTCGACCAACTGATGCTGTAGAGTCAATTGCGGGAATTCCGTTGCCATGACATGTTCAACGGTTTTCCTCCATAATCGGGACGATGCCAAAACGTTGGCCTTATCAATAGACCATACGGGTAATGGCGGATCGTTCTGTAACGCTAGAAATGCCGCCATTCTAGTGATTCTAGTAACTTCCTCAACCGAGTACGCCTCAGTATCCCACGCTCTACCACTTCCCGTGTCCTCCTCTCTCTCCCCAAAGTAGATACCTCCAACCAACTCTCTAACAATCAAAATGTCCGTCCCCTTGACGATCTCGCTCTTCAAGGGAGAGAGACCGAGTAGCTTGTCACTGGCAAAGTTACATGGCCTCAAGTTCGCATAGAGGTTCAACTCCTTACGGATCTTCAACAACCCCTGTTCTGGTCTCACAGAACCTGTACCCCATTTAGGACCACCAACCGCACCAAGTAATACTGCATCGGCCTTCTTGGCTGCAGCCAATGCCTCGTCCGGTAATGGAACACCGGTGGCATCAATTGCAGCACCACCAATTAGTTGGTGCTCAAAGTTGAACTTGATCTCAGGCTTTGCCTCACTGATGGCCTTGAGCACCTTGACGGCCTCATCGACAATTTCGGTACCAACATGGTCTCCTGGTAAAAGAACGATATTTTTGGTAGACATTATGTAAGTGTAGTAATGTCTCTTGTTATATGGCTAAACACAGTTGCCCACTTCCTAATGACTGTGAAAACTCCCAATCGGATAACTGCATTGACCTTCCTTATATAGGTGTCTGAATAATTCAGTCATGTCTCCTCGACCAACTGACATCCCCAACCTTTGGATCGTATCTCGCCCCACCGCACCCCGGTACCGGCGCCGTCCCAATCGGGAAGCCGTCTAAGCTCTACCCGTTGTTTTTCTCCCATTTCGCTTTTCTTCCCCCACGGGTTGTCTTTAACGTACCGTCGATCGACGTACACGGTAAGTTTAGGCAAATCCTTTTTATCTTGCTAAGGCTCGACATAttttgcctttttttttttttgtttccgTTCTTGAGGCTCGTTTTCTCATTTTGGCAAGGAAAAGAGGGAAAAGGAACGCAAAACGcataaaacaaaaaaaaacaacattACGGTCTGTCATATTACAACGCAATTTGTGTACACTGTCTCTGGATGAGACATTTAACATACCAATACACAGTTTTATATACAACTAGATTTGTTCTGAGATGAAGGTGTCGATATCAACCTCGTTCAATGGCGCATTACGCTTCGCTGAAACCTTGTACTTGTTGGACTCCTCCTTCTGTTCGATTCTTTGTAATTTACTCAATGCCCCCCATCCAGAAACAGGTTCCTTTAATGTAAATGGTTCTAAAAATTTGCAGCATTCTAAAAAGGCATCACCTAACTTGAAGATCTCAAAGATGATATCCTCGGTACAAATGACCCCATGTTCACCGAGTCTGTCTTCAATCAGATTGTTGTCGTTTAATGGAATGATCTTGTAGTCTGCACCTTCGACTGATTTCGTCTCATCTCCGTCCTTCTTCTCAACGGTTCTGTCCTCGTCCttggtgatttcaattCTAACGGTCGCCCTCTTTTGAATGAGATCTCTCACAGTGGCCAAACTTGGCGTgccaacaacaacatatGGATTGATCAAATGTAATAGTGGCTCAACCTTCTTATTTAATCGCACAAAAGTACCTTGGTTGGCCTTCCTCAACCGCAAAATGTTCAGTACCTTCCTTGCCCTGGATGGAATTTCACCCATATGCGGCTTGGAAATACGGAACACAAACAAGAGACGTTCCTCACCTTCCTTTGTGTCCTCATTGAAGTATTGTTTGTCGTATTTACTAACTCTCTTAATTCTCACCTTCTCACGTTCAGAGGCTAGCTTACGTGCAACAATCGTCTCTGCACGTAAAAACTTTTGACCTGATCTCTTGCTTTGTTGCTTTTTAAGACGCTCTTCAGCACGACGCTTAGCCTGTTGTTGCTTTTCAACACGTAATCTGTCTGCATCCTTACGTTTCTTTAGCAAGATCTCCGGATTCGAGTTTAAAGGATTTTCGTTCTTGATAGACATGACTTTAGATCTGATGGTGGAACAACTCTTTCAGTTGAAATATATAGAAGGAAGTAAAGATATACCACTGATAAACTCTTCCTctcaaaaaaattttcaatgtatAGtgcttcaaatttttttttatgcCTTCATCTTTCCTTATTGAGAAAtctagaaaaaaattacgCGCGCCTGTTTGTACAATTGGGAATTTGGGTTTGGGGGTTTCGTCGCGTCGCATCTGATCTATGGCCGCTATTCAACCACACAAGATATTTGGAGATGGAAGTGTAAGGGGAGGTGTAGTTCAACACAAATACATAACAGGTGATTCTATAGAgtataaagaaaatcagtACAGCTGTTCAACTTTTCCTCTATTGGAACGACGCACCCTCTCGATAAATAGAGCTTTTGAGATGCTTTTATTCCACTTTGCAGAGAAAGCGCCTCTGCCAAACTTCTCTCTGGCAACGTGGATGGCATTCTCCCTCATTGTCTGCTTCCCAACTTCACTCATTTCTGTTGCAGAAACGAGCATCTCCGTTAATGTAGGATATGCGCTAATAGTGCCTTTATAATCTGGATCTGTCTCATCCCGGAAAAACAACCCGGATCTCTGATACGATTCTATCTTGACGATACTAGATAACTGCTTCCTATTAGTTGCTTTACCATTGATGACAGGCACAACAATATCATTCAGTGGACCAGCACTTGCATGGGATAGGGGGATGGCTCCATTCAACATATATTCAACGACGGCTATTCCAAAATGTTCCTTCCACATACAATTGATACCATAATCGGCCTTCCGTAGCCATTTATAAACGATTTCTGTTGGCGCattcaattcaaaaacaacaaattcCGGCGGTATTCCTAATTTTAAAGCCTCCCCTTGAAGATCACTAATGAACTTCTCATCCTTTCCCTCCCGAACAGAACCAATAAATACCAGTTTATAAGGATCATTTGTTTTACTAAGATATTCCTTGTAATGTCTGAGTAGTAGAATGTGTCGCTTCTCG carries:
- a CDS encoding uncharacterized protein (PKUD0C07890; similar to Saccharomyces cerevisiae YCL017C (NFS1); ancestral locus Anc_1.403), whose amino-acid sequence is MTFALQFRNSIVQRPGFLRALRQLSTSKQSLNQVGNAKPPAGSKVSLANSKLGSSEYGSRPIYLDMQATTPVDPRVLDKMLEFYTGYYGNPHSATHAYGWESESAVEKARAYVAEVIGADPKEIIFTSGATESNNAALKGVARFYSKTKKHIITTQTEHKCVLDTCRHLQDDGFEVTYLKVNEDGLIDLEELEKAIRKDTAIVSIMGVNNEIGVIQPLEEIGRICRSHKVFFHSDCAQAYGKIPIDVNKMNIDLMSISSHKIYGPMGIGALYVRRRPRVRLDPIINGGGQERGLRSGTLAPPLVAGFGEASRLMMKEYDSDHAHISKLSKKLIDNLLAIEHTQLNGSKDHRYAGCVNVSFAYVEGESLLMALKDIALSSGSACTSASLEPSYVLHALGADDALAHSSIRFGIGRFTTEAEIDYVSQAMKERVGFLREMSPLWEMVKEGIDLNSIEWAGH
- a CDS encoding uncharacterized protein (PKUD0C07880; similar to Saccharomyces cerevisiae YNL003C (PET8); ancestral locus Anc_1.404) encodes the protein MKIHVEIFKTLRILSCRVKVNPFWRPSIITAMEKTDIQSAFVTSLISGGAAGTATDLAFFPIDTLKTRLQAKGGFFHNGGFRGLYKGLGSAVIASAPSASLFFITYDTSKSFLKNELPLYLPNLEKGTSTHLSHMIAASLGEIAACLVRVPAEVIKQRTQSLQFNSSLESFKYIITNQSGEGVFQGLYRGWGTTIMREIPFTVIQFPLYEHMKSIWAQYQGVERVSPLQGALCGSIAGGIAAASTTPLDVLKTRLMLSKERIGVFKLARNIVSEEGYRVLFSGIGPRTMWISAGGAIFLGVYEFVSTSISNGEKLKL
- a CDS encoding uncharacterized protein (PKUD0C07920; similar to Saccharomyces cerevisiae YCL018W (LEU2); ancestral locus Anc_1.402): MSTKNIVLLPGDHVGTEIVDEAVKVLKAISEAKPEIKFNFEHQLIGGAAIDATGVPLPDEALAAAKKADAVLLGAVGGPKWGTGSVRPEQGLLKIRKELNLYANLRPCNFASDKLLGLSPLKSEIVKGTDILIVRELVGGIYFGEREEDTGSGRAWDTEAYSVEEVTRITRMAAFLALQNDPPLPVWSIDKANVLASSRLWRKTVEHVMATEFPQLTLQHQLVDSAAMILVKSPTKLNGIMITSNMFGDILSDEASVIPGSLGLLPSASLASLPDTNKAFGLYEPCHGSAPDLPQNKVNPVATILSAAMMLKLSLNLVEEGRAIEQAVKNVLDSGIMTGDLGGSATTTEVGDAVAAEVKKLLS
- a CDS encoding uncharacterized protein (PKUD0C07900; similar to Saccharomyces cerevisiae YOL105C (WSC3) and YNL283C (WSC2); ancestral locus Anc_3.78), with amino-acid sequence MTSISKLSILILSLFSLTDAAFQLQGCFPESALQGLTFADEYIWQSSGHCEEQCPDSYIAATTEGNKCYCASNIDLSAEASSSSCSAKCSGYPEEMCGADNYFNVYINGDASASSASSSPSTSSSTSSSSSTSSTSSSSSTSSTSSLSTGSSSDAETTSTSLQSDSTLSTSTSTDGQSSTSIWQTTSSSSTEAYSTVSSTSEEPSTTSTPLSSSSSSTESSSSTTPSPTSTSQVPESTSYVESEITSTAIISSTFVSTSVLNSRQTLITIVQSVTSVSVQVRTATAVHTATVVPTLLNSNGNSNNKQKKSSGISGGAIAGIVIGVVAGVLIIGGMLLWLLGVPLLCIPARRRQDDDDEKSIRDDDSLAYANPHDAAIAGVAGYGRTPGYLLSPDQLSIGYGNRRFSASSLPDAANGSHSESDSSKGGGLRVINPDQLSEADLDSMR
- a CDS encoding uncharacterized protein (PKUD0C07930; similar to Saccharomyces cerevisiae YNL002C (RLP7); ancestral locus Anc_1.401), producing MSIKNENPLNSNPEILLKKRKDADRLRVEKQQQAKRRAEERLKKQQSKRSGQKFLRAETIVARKLASEREKVRIKRVSKYDKQYFNEDTKEGEERLLFVFRISKPHMGEIPSRARKVLNILRLRKANQGTFVRLNKKVEPLLHLINPYVVVGTPSLATVRDLIQKRATVRIEITKDEDRTVEKKDGDETKSVEGADYKIIPLNDNNLIEDRLGEHGVICTEDIIFEIFKLGDAFLECCKFLEPFTLKEPVSGWGALSKLQRIEQKEESNKYKVSAKRNAPLNEVDIDTFISEQI
- a CDS encoding uncharacterized protein (PKUD0C07910); its protein translation is MYATPCMQPSSYNNSLCYISLLPTPGCPEIERLLCHRRSSWNNFFRRHQLLLFRHQLPFWVFPTATPIFPPPFLLLFLLPPRSYLPEMTGAQWGNGNNPILTARNQLTRKFLSVLRRSAAFFPPCYLFCIFVFFCIFVFVFCCIFVFVFFCFFCFFCICIFFFQPRLFTYCLSLVYEI